A stretch of Brassica rapa cultivar Chiifu-401-42 chromosome A08, CAAS_Brap_v3.01, whole genome shotgun sequence DNA encodes these proteins:
- the LOC117127487 gene encoding sodium/potassium/calcium exchanger 1-like: protein MDDGFALRDETILARRLKELEQDKIQRESWSFQFGEAETGYASGGRRRDKDGDEEAEMHGDKEGDEEAEKHGDKEGDEEAEKQGLDDYEADKEGEDNGDKDGDEADAEKDGDEAKAENDGETQIEAEAEKDGEKDVEKQIEAEGEKLMQDTEERFDDDGD from the exons ATGGACGATGGATTTGCATTGAGAGACGAAACAATTCTTGCTAGAAGACTAAAGGAGTTGGAACAAGACAAGATTCAGAGAGAAAGTTGGTCATTCCAGTTTGGTGAAGCTGAAACCGGATATGCTTCAGGAGGCAGAAGAAGAGATAAAGATGGTGATGAAGAGGCTGAGATGCATGGTGATAAGGAGGGTGATGAAGAGGCTGAGAAGCATGGTGATAAGGAGGGTGATGAAGAGGCTGAGAAGCAGGGCTTGGATGATTATGAGGCTGATAAGGAGGGTGAGGACAATGGTGACAAGGATGGTGATGAGGCAGACGCCGAGAAGGATGGTGATGAGGCAAAGGCTGAGAATGATGGTGAGACACAGATTGAGGCAGAGGCTGAgaaggatggtgagaaagatgTTGAGAAACAGATCGAGGCAGAGGGTGAGAAGTTGATGCAAG ATACTGAAGAGAGATTTGATGATGATGGAGATTAG